In Desulfomonile tiedjei DSM 6799, a genomic segment contains:
- a CDS encoding ankyrin repeat domain-containing protein, whose protein sequence is MRISLKAVVAIVVALLIAFAQFSMAGPLEESLLDAVRMGDVKKVQELLSKGANVNAKDMDGFTPLMVGAVEGGIDVVKVLLDKGADVNAKNEDGDTALIGASFAGHTDLVILLIQKNADVNATNKDGVTALFGAAFEGRPDVVKLLLDKGANVNAKEQRNGATPLIVAAFEGHKEVIELLVSKGADVNAKDSEGNSALMLASARGHANVVEYLKTKGAK, encoded by the coding sequence ATGAGGATTTCGTTGAAAGCGGTTGTAGCCATCGTCGTGGCTCTGTTGATTGCTTTCGCCCAGTTCTCCATGGCAGGACCGTTGGAAGAAAGTCTTCTCGATGCCGTGAGGATGGGTGATGTAAAAAAAGTCCAGGAGTTGCTCTCGAAAGGGGCCAATGTGAACGCCAAGGATATGGATGGATTCACTCCCCTTATGGTGGGAGCTGTCGAAGGTGGGATTGACGTCGTAAAAGTCCTTCTGGACAAGGGAGCGGATGTAAATGCGAAAAACGAAGACGGTGACACTGCACTCATCGGTGCTTCATTCGCGGGTCATACCGATCTGGTCATTCTGCTGATTCAGAAAAATGCAGACGTCAATGCAACAAACAAGGACGGTGTTACGGCTCTTTTCGGAGCAGCCTTCGAAGGTCGTCCGGACGTGGTGAAACTACTCCTGGATAAAGGAGCTAACGTGAACGCCAAAGAACAGCGAAACGGAGCAACGCCGCTCATAGTGGCCGCTTTCGAGGGACATAAGGAAGTGATCGAGCTGTTGGTGTCCAAAGGGGCCGACGTAAACGCGAAAGACAGTGAAGGAAATAGTGCACTTATGCTCGCTTCTGCCAGAGGCCACGCCAATGTCGTAGAGTACCTCAAAACCAAAGGCGCAAAGTAA
- a CDS encoding DUF2062 domain-containing protein, with protein sequence MVTLPEKKLRLVEFVSNDRDRSPEDLSSHSLETRRKGLFGFAESLVRSENPPWFDARGAAVGLIVGFGVPVGAQMIILAVFRFCFRFNAVLAFALTWVNNPLSLLPMYYGYYYLGSLILGRNPAMGLHDFRMLMQPILHAGYFWNSVHAFLLLSYDILVRWALAAVLVAMVTGLIGYVATYRIQRRRLKKRAREMGIAYALLVNRMETAIEDK encoded by the coding sequence ATGGTAACACTTCCCGAAAAAAAACTGAGGTTGGTCGAGTTCGTGTCAAACGATCGGGACCGTTCACCTGAAGATTTGTCCTCTCATTCACTGGAAACCCGACGTAAGGGTTTGTTCGGTTTTGCGGAGTCACTTGTACGCTCTGAGAATCCGCCGTGGTTTGATGCTCGAGGGGCTGCGGTGGGGTTGATCGTTGGTTTCGGCGTACCTGTTGGCGCACAAATGATAATTCTGGCAGTATTCCGTTTTTGCTTCCGGTTCAATGCAGTTCTGGCTTTTGCCCTCACGTGGGTGAATAATCCCCTTTCGCTGTTACCGATGTATTACGGTTACTACTATTTGGGATCTTTAATTCTCGGCCGAAACCCTGCTATGGGTTTGCACGATTTTCGGATGCTTATGCAGCCGATTTTGCACGCGGGCTATTTCTGGAACTCTGTGCATGCCTTTTTGTTGCTGAGCTACGATATCCTGGTGAGATGGGCGCTTGCTGCCGTACTCGTCGCCATGGTTACAGGATTGATCGGGTATGTGGCGACGTACAGAATCCAAAGAAGACGCTTGAAGAAACGGGCACGCGAAATGGGTATTGCTTACGCACTGCTGGTGAATCGGATGGAGACTGCGATCGAAGATAAATGA
- the phoU gene encoding phosphate signaling complex protein PhoU, with the protein MTTTTRLRLRRKIEKLNNQLLSLGAMIEESVQLAVKSLEKKDAGLAARVIDGDLEIDRREVDLEEECLEILALHQPVAIDLRHIVAVLKINKDLERAGDLAVNIAETSIHLSAQPRMRIPAEYFSMAEKAFNMLKKSLDSFVNMNVEAAYQVLQEDDEVDFMKHKLHRSFEEQIRKDLELTSNLIHLFLVSRHLERIADLATNIAEEVIYMVTGQIVRHGKKEPI; encoded by the coding sequence ATGACTACAACAACACGTTTGCGGCTTCGCCGTAAGATTGAAAAACTCAATAATCAGCTTTTGTCTCTCGGGGCGATGATTGAAGAGAGTGTCCAGCTTGCCGTAAAATCACTGGAAAAGAAAGACGCAGGCTTGGCGGCTCGCGTGATAGACGGGGATCTTGAAATCGATAGAAGGGAAGTCGATCTCGAAGAAGAGTGCTTGGAGATTCTAGCACTTCATCAGCCTGTAGCAATAGACTTAAGACACATCGTCGCTGTCCTGAAAATCAACAAGGACCTGGAAAGAGCCGGAGATCTTGCAGTAAATATAGCGGAGACCTCCATTCATCTGAGTGCGCAGCCTCGTATGAGAATTCCCGCAGAATATTTCTCTATGGCGGAAAAGGCTTTCAACATGTTGAAAAAGAGTCTCGATTCTTTTGTCAACATGAATGTCGAAGCTGCTTACCAGGTGCTTCAGGAAGACGATGAAGTGGATTTCATGAAACATAAGCTCCATAGGAGCTTCGAGGAACAAATCAGGAAGGACTTGGAGCTCACTTCAAATCTGATTCATCTGTTCCTTGTTTCGCGTCATCTCGAAAGAATTGCGGATCTGGCCACCAATATTGCTGAAGAAGTGATCTACATGGTTACCGGTCAAATTGTGCGCCATGGGAAAAAAGAGCCAATCTAG
- a CDS encoding alpha/beta fold hydrolase, translating into MPYDMQDPQLSKKIAAKTANTAFGIVEYVDVGAGPVVLCLHGAMGGYDQSLLLAQTIGIAGYRYLCVSRPGYLGTPLTSGRSSEQQAELIAALLDSLGITRAGVIAVSGGGPCAIQFGLRHPEMCKGLVLVSTYATKVDTKIPVSFKVMTYLARWSWFVDRFRKNAERDLESVAKRSIRDPHILAGAINDKDIWPLFSALLVSTYDKMGHRLVGTKNDIEISRTASYRLENLKVPVLIIHGTQDPLLQFEIHARIFESQIPNAELLAVDGGEHVAIFTHRKLVGAKVNEFMQSHFQSDCPDSDLSSG; encoded by the coding sequence ATGCCATATGATATGCAAGACCCACAGCTATCGAAGAAGATAGCAGCAAAAACCGCAAATACAGCTTTCGGGATTGTGGAATATGTTGATGTCGGTGCAGGGCCCGTTGTTCTGTGTTTACATGGTGCCATGGGAGGATATGATCAGAGTCTGCTGCTGGCTCAAACTATTGGGATCGCAGGCTATCGCTATCTTTGCGTGAGTCGCCCCGGATATCTTGGAACGCCATTGACTAGTGGGCGCAGCTCCGAACAACAGGCCGAACTCATTGCAGCATTGCTGGACTCTCTTGGGATCACCCGAGCCGGTGTGATTGCCGTCTCTGGTGGAGGACCGTGTGCCATTCAGTTCGGCCTCCGACACCCTGAAATGTGTAAAGGGCTGGTACTGGTTTCAACCTACGCTACCAAGGTCGACACCAAAATTCCTGTTTCGTTCAAGGTAATGACCTACCTCGCCCGATGGTCTTGGTTCGTCGACAGGTTTCGGAAGAATGCTGAACGCGACCTGGAAAGCGTCGCTAAACGTTCAATTCGAGATCCTCACATCTTGGCCGGCGCTATCAACGATAAAGATATTTGGCCGCTATTCTCGGCACTGTTGGTGAGCACATATGACAAAATGGGGCATCGTTTAGTCGGCACCAAGAACGACATTGAGATTTCTCGTACTGCGAGTTACCGGTTAGAAAACCTCAAAGTGCCGGTGCTAATCATCCACGGAACTCAAGATCCGCTGCTGCAGTTCGAAATCCATGCAAGGATCTTCGAAAGTCAAATCCCCAACGCGGAGCTCCTTGCAGTCGATGGAGGCGAACATGTCGCGATTTTTACTCACAGGAAATTAGTCGGAGCGAAAGTAAACGAGTTCATGCAAAGTCACTTCCAATCCGACTGCCCAGATTCCGATCTGTCGTCCGGTTAG